The window TTAAGCGCCAGATCATCAGGGCCGTGCACAAATCCAAGGTGCGGACCGTCCAGCGAGGCACCGGCTGTGACCTTGCAGTGTGGCTTGGGATGGGCCGTGGCGGGTTTTGGATAGGGTGGCTTGAACCGGAAACCGCCGGGCACCTCTACGGTGCCAAGCAAGATTTGTAGCGTGTGCAATGCCCGACAGGTTTGAAATCCGTTGGCATGGGCAGAGATGCCGCGCATGGCATGGAAGGAGACAGGGCGACCCGTCATCGTTTTGTGATGCTCACCACGGAAATCGGTCCATTCATGATCAAGCTCAAACGCTTCTTCGAATGCCACACGGGCAAGTTCAGCGGCCAGTGCGCGAATACGTTGGGCCGATATACCGCAGCGTTCTGCCACGGCTTCGGGGGCATATTGGTTGTCGAGATACATCGCGGCCATTTGGTGAAAAACAGGGCGATGCGTGATGCCTTTGGCACGGTGGCTGGCTGCAAGGTCAGGCTTCACGCCTTTGCGGTCAAATGGCGCAAGCTTTCCGGTAATGCGGTCGATAACTTGCTCTTTGCCGTCGGTATCACGCAGCTTGAGCCCGTATTCCGGGGATTTTTCGTCTCCGTTGATTAGAACGGCAGCATCTGTGTATTGCGCCAGATAGTGCAGGTCGATCTTGCCTGCTTGGATCAGGCAGTGGATCATCGACAGGATAAACAGGCCGTCAGTGCCGGGGGTGATGCCGACCCAGTCATCGGCCACCGCGTTGTATCCGGTTCTGATGGGATTGACGCCGATTACCCGCGCACCGCGCGCCTTGATCTTGCCGATGCCCATTTTGATAGGGTTTGAATCGTGATCTTCTGCCACACCGAACAGCATGAACAGTTTTGTGTGGTCCCAATCGGGTTGGCCAAACTCCCAAAACGCGCCCCCCATCGTATAGATACCAGCAGCAGCCATATTGACCGAGCAGAACCCGCCATGAGCTGCGTAATTAGGGGTGCCAAAGCTTTGGGCCCAGAGTGAGGTAAAGCTTTGCGATTGATCGCGTCCGGTAAAGAACGCAAGCTTTTCCGGGTTCGTCTCACGAATGGGGCGCAGCCAGCTTTCCGCGATGGTGTAGGCCTCGTCCCAGCTGATCTCCTCAAACTCGCCAGAGCCACGTTCCCCCACCCGTTTCATGGGGCTGCGCAGGCGGGAAGGGGCATTGTGCTGCATAATGCCGGCAGAACCTTTGGCGCAAAGGACACCCTTATTAACGGGGTGGTCGCGGTTGCCCTCAATATAGGCGACCTTGAGATCGCCAAGCGGATCTTTCTTCATGTGGACGTTGATGCCACAGCGGCAGGCACACATGTAGCAGGTGGTTTTTCTGACCTCGTCGGAGACTTTCGGGCTTAGGTCCAGCACCGGTTGTTTATGCGGCATAAGTCTCTCCTGACGGTTTATTTTGCGGCCTGTACAGTGGTCACGGCGATCATGTTGGTCACATCCGCCGCACTGCATCCACGCGAAAGATCATTGGCAGGCTTGTTGAGACCCTGAAGGATGGGGCCGATAGCCTCACAGCCACCAATGCGCTGGGCGATTTTATAGCCGATGTTGCCAGCATCAAGATTGGGGAAAATCATCACGTTCGCCGAACCTGCTACGGTAGATTTAGGCGCTTTGGACGCTCCGATGGCGGGCACAAACGCGGCGTCGAACTGCAACTCTCCGTCTGCGGGCAGGTCAGGATGAGCAGCCTGAAGTAGCGCCAGAGCATCGGTGACTTTGGTCACGCGCTCATGCTTTGCAGAGCCTTTGGTCGAAAAGCTAAGCAAGGCAACTTTTGGATCAATGCCCACAAGGTTTTTGCATGTCTCTGCGGATTGAGCCGCAATGGCAGCCAATTCGGCCGCGCTGGGATCAATGACAAGTCCACAGTCGCCGAACACCATCACCTTGCGGCCGGATGGATGGTTTTCGGGAAACTCCATCAAAAAGATCGAGGAAACAATTTCTGCATCGGGTGCCTTGCCGATCATCGTCTCGGCGGCACTCACTGTCCGCGCGGTTGTCGAAATAGATCCCCCCACCGTACCGTCCGCATCACCGGCATGAACCATTAGGGCTGCGAATATCATCTGATCGCGGGATTGCCGTTCGGCGATTCTTTTGTTCAGGCCTTTGTGGCGACGCAGGTCAGAATAAAGTGCTGCGTATCGTTCTGTCAGAGGCGACGTTTGCGGGTCCTGAATAAATAACCCTTCCCGCCCCGTTGCATTAACCTGAGCAAGGAGCGCGAGGATCGCCGTCTTGGGACCCACCAAAGTGATAGGCCCCAAACCGGCGTCGAGAGCGGCAAGCGCGCCAGACACAATCCGAGGGTCTTGCCCCTCGCTCATGACGATGTGGGCTGGCCGTTCGGCTGCGCGTTTCCGAAGGTCGCGCAAAACGCTCATGTGGAACTGCGCCTTTCGTGTTGTTTTGCTACATGCACGTTTCAGACAGCTTGATCGCGCATGTCAGCAGGATCAATCCCGGCGACAGACACAGGTTTTTTCATTGCATCGCGGCGGAATGGCTCACCCAATTCCTGATTGATCATCGCTTCGATCAGTGTGGTTTTGCCGTGGTTCATTTGATCATCAATGGCTTTTGCCAGTGCTGCGGTCAGCTCATCCTGCGTGCGGGCAACGACGCCCTCCAGACCACAGGCCTGTGCGATGCCTGCATAGGACACGTCTGTGTCCAGTTCAGTGCCGACAAAATTATCGTCAAACCACAATGTTGAGTTCCGCTTTTCCGCACCCCACTGATAGTTGCGGAAGACGACTTGCGTCACCGGAGGCCAGTCACCGCGACCAATGGCTGTCAGTTCGTTCACTGCAATGCCAAAGGCGCCATCACCGGCGAAACCGACAACCGGCACATCTGGTTGGCCGATCTTCGCACCCACGATCGCAGGCAGGCCATAGCCACAGGGCCCGAACAAACCTGGAGCAAGGTATTTGCGCCCTTCGCTGAAGGAAGGGTAGGCGTTGCCGATGGCGCAGTTGTTGCCGATGTCGGAGGAAATAATCGCCTCTTGCGGCAGGGCCTGCTGGATTGCGCGCCATGCCATCCGGGGGCTCATCCAATCGGGTTTTTCCGCGCGGGCACGCTGGTTCCATGTGGTCCCTGGATCGTCCTGCTCATCCGTCATCGACGTGAGCTCTTGTGCCCAAGCGGATTTCGTCTGGGCGATCATCGCCTTGCGGCTATCGCGATCAGTATCGCCCGCCGTGTCAGCCAGTTGGGCGGTGATGGCAGACGCGACTTTGGTTGCGTCCCCCACAATACCTACTGTGACCTTTTTAGTCAGTCCGATGCGGTCGGGGTTGATGTCGACCTGAATGATTTTCGCGTCTGTGGGCCAGTAATCAATGCCGTAACCGGGAAGGGTAGAGAAAGGATTTAGACGTGTGCCAAGGCAAAGCACGACATCAGCGTTCGAGATCAGCTCCATCCCCGCCTTCGAACCATTGTAACCCAGCGGTCCTGCGAACAGCGGGTGGTTACCGGGGAATGCATCATTGTGCTGATAGCCTACACACACAGGTGCATCCAGTTTTTCGGCCAAGACACGAGAGGCTTCGATCCCGCCCTTTGCCAGCACCACACCAGCGCCGTTCAGGATCACAGGGAACTTGGCGGTAGAGAGCATCTCGGCTGCCTTTGCGACCGCTTTTTCTCCACCCTGAGGTAGTTCAAATTCAACTACTTCGGGGATTTCGATATCAATCACTTGAGTCCAGAAATCACGCGGCACGTTGATCTGCGCGGGGGCAGAGGCACGTTTCGCCTGCATGATGACACGATTGAGCGTTTCGGCAATGCGGGACGGGTCGCGCACTTCTTCCTGATAAGCCACACAATCGGCGAACAGGTTCATCTGCTCCATTTCTTGAAATCCACCCTGACCGATGGTCTTGTTTGCTGCTTGTGGCGTGACCAAAAGCAGCGGGGTATGGTTCCAGTACGCGGTTTTCACGGCGGTCACAAAGTTGGTGATGCCAGGGCCGTTCTGCGCGATCATCATCGACATCTTGCCAGTGGCCCGTGTGTAGCCATCAGACATCATACCGGCCGACCCTTCGTGCGCGCAGTCCCAGAACTTGATGCCAGCCTTCGGGAAAATGTCCGAGATGGGCATCATGGCAGACCCGATGATACCAAACGCATGCTGGATACCGTGGCGCTGGAGCGTTTTGACGAAAGCTTCTTCGGTGGTCATTTTCATCGCAGGTGATCCTTGAATTGTATGAATACGAATCTGGTTATCGGGCAGGTTACGGGGTCTACGGTCAAAGGGTTAGGGCCAGATTTCACGCCGGAATATGGCCACTATGGGTCATGGAAACAATTTCGGATGCAAGCGCTTTCATTCCCTCTGATATGCGGCTTGTCGGGATTGAGGAATAGCCGAGCCTGTAGAAATTACGTTGTTGGTCTTCGCCGCCGAAAAATGAATGCCCGGGTTCGATCAGGACGCTGCGGTTGCGCAGGCGTGTAGCAAGGATTCGGGTGTCAATTCCATCTGGCGCGCGCATCCAGAATGATGATCCTCCGTGCGCGCCTTGTCCTGCAATAGTGAGGCCATATTGCGCGATGGCTTCTTCCATTGCGGTGCGTCGTTCATGCAGCACATTGCCCATCTTGCGCACCAGCGCATCGTAATGGCCAAGTGACAGGAAATAGGCTGCGGTGCGCTGGATGTGTCCGGGCGGGTGGCGCAGCACCGATGCACGCAAGGCACGGGCTTCACGGATGAATGGCTCTGATCCGACAAGATAGCCAAGGCGCAGGCCCGGAAACAGGGATTTGGAGAAGCTGCCCACATAGATGACACGACCATCGGTATCGAGCGACTTCAGCGCAGGCGAGGGGGGTCTCAGGAAGGATGTCTCGAACTCGTAATCGTCTTCGACTATCAGCGCGTCGATCTCGCGCGCGCGGGCCAGCAATGCCCGGCGTCGGGGCATCGGCATGGTGGCATTGGTTGGGCACTGGTGGCTGGGGGTGGTGAA is drawn from Sulfitobacter sp. S223 and contains these coding sequences:
- the pta gene encoding phosphate acetyltransferase yields the protein MSVLRDLRKRAAERPAHIVMSEGQDPRIVSGALAALDAGLGPITLVGPKTAILALLAQVNATGREGLFIQDPQTSPLTERYAALYSDLRRHKGLNKRIAERQSRDQMIFAALMVHAGDADGTVGGSISTTARTVSAAETMIGKAPDAEIVSSIFLMEFPENHPSGRKVMVFGDCGLVIDPSAAELAAIAAQSAETCKNLVGIDPKVALLSFSTKGSAKHERVTKVTDALALLQAAHPDLPADGELQFDAAFVPAIGASKAPKSTVAGSANVMIFPNLDAGNIGYKIAQRIGGCEAIGPILQGLNKPANDLSRGCSAADVTNMIAVTTVQAAK
- the xsc gene encoding sulfoacetaldehyde acetyltransferase — translated: MKMTTEEAFVKTLQRHGIQHAFGIIGSAMMPISDIFPKAGIKFWDCAHEGSAGMMSDGYTRATGKMSMMIAQNGPGITNFVTAVKTAYWNHTPLLLVTPQAANKTIGQGGFQEMEQMNLFADCVAYQEEVRDPSRIAETLNRVIMQAKRASAPAQINVPRDFWTQVIDIEIPEVVEFELPQGGEKAVAKAAEMLSTAKFPVILNGAGVVLAKGGIEASRVLAEKLDAPVCVGYQHNDAFPGNHPLFAGPLGYNGSKAGMELISNADVVLCLGTRLNPFSTLPGYGIDYWPTDAKIIQVDINPDRIGLTKKVTVGIVGDATKVASAITAQLADTAGDTDRDSRKAMIAQTKSAWAQELTSMTDEQDDPGTTWNQRARAEKPDWMSPRMAWRAIQQALPQEAIISSDIGNNCAIGNAYPSFSEGRKYLAPGLFGPCGYGLPAIVGAKIGQPDVPVVGFAGDGAFGIAVNELTAIGRGDWPPVTQVVFRNYQWGAEKRNSTLWFDDNFVGTELDTDVSYAGIAQACGLEGVVARTQDELTAALAKAIDDQMNHGKTTLIEAMINQELGEPFRRDAMKKPVSVAGIDPADMRDQAV